A part of Liolophura sinensis isolate JHLJ2023 chromosome 1, CUHK_Ljap_v2, whole genome shotgun sequence genomic DNA contains:
- the LOC135461750 gene encoding uncharacterized protein LOC135461750, which translates to MGRFYRCAGEVLYDTQQDPRGGRKCKVNLPQSCQAWSFLQSLQPLSTAYPSFCLRVKSLGPESKIVAGIAGSAIEENRAPGHWNNTVGYHSNTGRCYSSHDSTANTGGEVIGQGDKLSVEVSYFGKKSSTIFFYKNGLPVATRYLFETDHSQYFPCLFLEKGPIELEVVWLVPAVEKQPITQTDVSHWIRSPATKFDQNENIFMCAKDKDVEGFLQGTVSLGPDLPFYDVKVEECTAEGVGPTVAIATVSPLKPTPPCVLLRDYLKWEPTNSVKTGDHIGWGVHYSPERRDRPDFDPRAEQIVLCYVVKNRVMQCFQMMLQPTGGFYPMVLLSQNASKIKVENGKTVEAGLLKELDKIYRDLLADIRDMLETDAVNKRLTLPMLRLSEALEVDITPDNCHVTLPSAASGVHAVQFLHPLTIDSSYFYIEVNKLSKCYRTFTLRSINSDNLKTF; encoded by the exons ATGGGTCGTTTCTATCGCTGTGCCGGGGAGGTCTTGTATGACACACAACAAGACCCCAGGGGAGGACGCAAATGTAAAGTAAACCTGCCACAGAGCTGCCAGGCCTGGAGCTTCCTCCAGAGTCTTCAGCCCTTGTCAACAGCTTATCCGTCCTTCTGTCTGCGGGTCAAGTCTCTGG gTCCAGAAAGCAAAATAGTTGCAGGCATCGCTGGAAGTGCTATAGAGGAAAACAGGGCCCCAGGACATTGGAATAACACAGTCGGTTACCATAGCAACACGGGCAGGTGCTACAGTTCCCATGATTCAACAGCTAACACAGGAGGAGAAGTGATTGGTCAAG gTGACAAGCTCTCAGTCGAGGTGTCATACTTTGGGAAAAAGTCATCAActatttttttctacaaaaatGGCCTTCCTGTTGCTACCcg GTATCTGTTTGAAACAGACCACAGTCAATATTTCCCCTGTCTCTTTCTGGAGAAAGGACCAATAGAGTTGGAGGTGGTCTGgctggtacctgctgtggagaAACAACCTATAACACAG ACCGACGTTTCACACTGGATCCGCTCACCAGCAACTAAATTTGaccaaaatgaaaacatcttCATGTGTGCCAAGGACAAAGATGTAGAGGGTTTTCTTCAGGGGACAGTCTCTCTGGGACCAG ATTTACCATTTTATGATGTAAAAGTGGAGGAGTGCACAGCAGAAGGGGTGGGGCCAACAGTTGCCATAGCAACTGTAAGTCCACTGAAGCCAACACCTCCATGTGTTTTGCTGAGAGACTATCTAAAGTGGGAACCCA CCAACAGTGTGAAGACTGGAGATCACATAGGCTGGGGTGTCCATTACTCCCCTGAGCGCAGGGACAGGCCTGACTTTGACCCCAGGGCTGAGCAGATAGTCCTGTGTTATGTGGTGAAGAACAGGGTGATGCAGTGCTTCCAGATGATGCTTCAGCCAACAGGTGGCTTTTACCCCATGGTGCTGCTCAGTCAAAATG CATCAAAGATAAAGGTTGAGAATGGGAAGACAGTAGAGGCGGGTTTACTGAAGGAACTTGACAAGATTTACAGGGATCTGCTAGCAGACATTCGTGATATGCTGGAGACTGATGCTGTCAACAAAC GACTGACCTTACCCATGCTGAGACTGTCTGAAGCTCTGGAGGTGGATATAACCCCTGATAACTGTCATGTGACTTTACCGAGTGCAGCCAGTGGCGTTCATGCCGTGCAGTTCCTACATCCATTGACTATAGACAGTTCGTACTTCTACATAGAGGTCAACAAACTCAGTAAGTGTTACAGAACTTTTACGTTAAGGTCAATAAATTCAGATAATCTGAAAACCTtctga